Proteins found in one Homalodisca vitripennis isolate AUS2020 chromosome 4, UT_GWSS_2.1, whole genome shotgun sequence genomic segment:
- the LOC124361383 gene encoding piggyBac transposable element-derived protein 4-like: MENKSIEAWLAETEDIPSDPESEDDEDQVYPDVAEGIYTVAENGILEVDYLDLAQTAEGNEIPILIINENDFQDNHSAEGVEPGIPEGNAVLDVQNQPMDVQFDEDSEPLANRLYKDSVTWYQKYYSPNKSYDFNERTGPLIDASTPVDVFSALFPDDLVDKLVFETNVYATQIGGGVIRFPTTRKEMKVFLGLNILMGIKKLPSYRDYWSSEADLRDDYISSYMSVNRFGWLLTNLHINNNNDMPERDSPNYDKLYKIRPLLNKLQETYKACYAPSRFQSIDESMIPFKGRSGIKQYMPDKPTKRGYKVWVRADEKGFISQFQIYEECLPEGKHMNQGEHDFMSTMTGIVAVEWKDKRGIYFLSNYHNPNEVTTVNRKQANGEIVAVPCPILVKDYNAHMGYVDKADMLKSTYSIDRKSKKWWHRIFWHFLDTTIVNSFIIFSMLSQGKPLTLKEFRRSVSKALLGVPRGETRGRRSSSTPINNYKPKVPQELRFTENAHMPVRGTSRRCAQCSSKEEVHRSKWVCETCGVALCLSELKDCFRAYHRKE, encoded by the exons ATGGAGAACAAATCCATAGAGGCTTGGCTGGCGGAAACTGAAGACATCCCATCTGACCCTGAATCAGAGGACGACGAAGATCAAGTATACCCGGATGTTGCTGAAGGAATATACACAGTTGCAGAAAATGGAATCTTAGAGGTAGATTATTTGGACCTAGCCCAAACAGCTGAAGGTAATGAAATcccgattttaattattaatgaaaatgacttTCAAGATAATCACAGTGCAGAGGGGGTAGAGCCTGGCATTCCCGAAGGTAATGCAGTCTTGGACGTTCAAAATCAGCCTATGGACGTTCAATTTGATGAGGACTCTGAGCCTTTGGCTAACAGACTTTACAAAGATAGTGTTACGTGGTATCAAAAGTACTACTCACCCAATAAGTCGTATGATTTCAATGAACGCACAGGTCCCCTAATTGACGCTTCAACCCCAGTTGATGTGTTTTCAGCTCTTTTTCCCGACGATCTAGTTGACAAACTTgtgtttgaaaccaatgtttacgCTACCCAAATAGGTGGGGGCGTTATCAGATTTCCAACAACAAGGAAAGAAATGAAAGTGTTTCTAGGCCTAAATATCCTAATGGGAATAAAAAAACTTCCCTCCTACCGTGATTACTGGTCTTCAGAGGCAGATTTGAGAGATGACTACATATCTTCATACATGTCTGTGAACAGATTTGGCtggcttttaacaaatttacatataaacaataataatgacatgCCCGAACGAGATTCTCCTAATTATGACAAACTATATAAGATCAGGCCTCTCCTAAACAAGCTTCAAGAAACCTACAAAGCATGCTATGCTCCATCTCGATTTCAATCAATTGATGAGAGCATGATTCCATTCAAAGGTCGGAGTGGAATCAAGCAATATATGCCAGATAAGCCAACCAAACGTGGGTACAAAGTTTGGGTGAGGGCTGATGAAAAAGGCTTTatcagccaatttcaaatctacgaAG agtgTTTGCCTGAAGGGAAACATATGAATCAAGGAGAACATGACTTCATGTCAACTATGACTGGAATTGTAGCTGTCGAATGGAAAGACAAGAGAGGTATCTACTTTCTTTCTAATTACCACAATCCTAACGAAGTGACAACTGTAAACAGAAAACAGGCAAACGGTGAAATTGTAGCTGTTCCATGCCCTATATTAGTAAAGGACTACAATGCTCACATGGGCTATGTCGATAAGGCAGACATGTTGAAATCTACCTACTCAATAGATCGCAAGTCCAAAAAGTGGTGGCACAGAATCTTCTGGCACTTTCTGGACACAACCATAGTAaactcttttatcatattttcaatgcTATCCCAGGGAAAACCACTGACACTAAAAGAGTTTAGGAGAAGCGTGTCAAAAGCCCTTCTGGGAGTACCTCGTGGAGAAACTAGAGGAAGACGAAGTTCTTCAACTCCAATCAACAACTACAAACCAAAGGTTCCACAAGAACTTCGTTTTACGGAAAATGCACACATGCCAGTAAGAGGAACGTCTCGACGTTGTGCTCAATGCTCCAGCAAAGAAGAAGTTCATCGGTCGAAATGGGTATGTGAAACGTGTGGTGTTGCCCTTTGTTTGAGTGAACTAAAAGATTGTTTCCGAGCCTATCAccgaaaggaataa